A window from Gossypium raimondii isolate GPD5lz chromosome 7, ASM2569854v1, whole genome shotgun sequence encodes these proteins:
- the LOC105794513 gene encoding LOW QUALITY PROTEIN: serine/threonine-protein kinase SRK2G (The sequence of the model RefSeq protein was modified relative to this genomic sequence to represent the inferred CDS: deleted 1 base in 1 codon), with protein sequence MEKYEVVKDLRAGNFGVARLLRHKGTKELVAMKYIERGHKIDENVAREIINHRSLRHPNIIRFKEVVLMPTNLVIVIEYAVGGELFDRICSAGRFSEDEARYFFQQLISSVNYCHSMVLR encoded by the exons ATGGAGAAATATGAGGTGGTCAAAGATTTGAGAGCCGGCAATTTTGGGGTTGCTCGACTTCTCAGACACAAGGGTACCAAGGAGCTTGTTGCTATGAAATATATTGAGAGAGGTcacaag ATAGATGAGAATGTGGCAAGAGAGATTATCAATCACAGATCTCTTAGACACCCTAATATAATCCGGTTCAAGGAG GTGGTTTTGATGCCTACCAATTTAGTAATTGTGATAGAGTATGCT GTGGGTGGTGAGCTCTTTGATCGAATTTGCAGTGCTGGTAGATTCAGTGAAGATGAG GCTAGATATTTTTTTCAGCAGTTGATCTCTAGTGTTAATTACTGTCACTCCATGGTGTTAAGATGA